In a single window of the Pseudomonas oryzihabitans genome:
- the cycA gene encoding D-serine/D-alanine/glycine transporter, whose translation MSASSTPPEGLQRSLSNRHLQLIAIGGAIGTGLFMGSGKTIALAGPSILLVYLIIGSALFFVMRALGELLLSNLEYKSFIDFCTDLLGPWAGFFCGWTYWFCWIVTAIADVIAIAAYAQFWFPSLAPWIPALLCVLLLLGLNLVTVRLFGEMEFWFALIKIVAICALIVTGFGLVFWGFQSPSGNVASLSNLWNDGGFFPMGLGGFFAGFQIAVFAFVGIELVGTTAAETADPRRNLPRAINSIPVRILVFYVLALVVIMAVTPWRQVVPDKSPFVELFVLAGVPMAASLINFVVLTSATSSANSGIFSTSRMLYGLAREGHAPRGLTRLSRAAVPARGLLLSCLCLLLGTVLIYLIPNLVTAFTLVTTLAAVLFMFVWSLILLAWLAYRRNRPEQYAASAFRLPGGRWVCYGVLAFFAAVLVLLTLQDDTRQALLASPLWFLLLGLGYWWRGRRTLRGG comes from the coding sequence ATGTCCGCGTCATCCACCCCGCCCGAGGGGCTGCAACGCAGCCTGTCCAATCGTCATCTGCAACTGATCGCCATCGGCGGCGCCATCGGCACCGGCCTGTTCATGGGCTCCGGCAAGACCATTGCCCTGGCCGGCCCGTCGATCCTGCTGGTCTATCTGATCATCGGCAGTGCGCTGTTCTTTGTCATGCGCGCCCTGGGCGAGCTGCTGCTGTCGAACCTGGAATACAAGTCCTTCATCGATTTCTGCACCGACCTGCTCGGGCCCTGGGCCGGTTTCTTCTGCGGCTGGACCTACTGGTTCTGCTGGATCGTTACCGCCATCGCCGATGTCATCGCCATCGCCGCCTATGCCCAGTTCTGGTTTCCCAGCCTCGCGCCCTGGATCCCGGCACTGCTCTGCGTGCTGCTCCTGCTGGGCCTCAACCTGGTCACGGTGCGACTCTTCGGCGAAATGGAATTCTGGTTCGCACTGATCAAGATCGTCGCCATCTGCGCGCTGATCGTCACCGGCTTCGGCCTGGTCTTCTGGGGTTTCCAATCGCCCTCGGGCAACGTGGCGAGCCTGAGCAATCTGTGGAACGACGGCGGCTTCTTCCCCATGGGCCTGGGCGGCTTCTTCGCCGGTTTCCAGATCGCCGTCTTCGCCTTCGTCGGCATCGAGCTGGTGGGCACCACCGCCGCCGAGACCGCCGATCCCCGGCGCAACCTACCGCGCGCCATCAACTCCATTCCGGTGCGCATCCTGGTCTTCTATGTGCTGGCGCTGGTGGTGATCATGGCGGTGACGCCCTGGCGCCAGGTGGTGCCGGACAAGAGTCCCTTCGTCGAACTCTTCGTGCTGGCCGGCGTGCCCATGGCCGCCAGCCTGATCAATTTCGTGGTGCTGACCTCGGCCACCTCCTCGGCCAACAGCGGCATCTTCTCCACCAGCCGGATGCTCTATGGCCTGGCCCGCGAAGGCCATGCGCCCCGGGGCCTCACCCGTCTTTCCCGGGCGGCCGTGCCGGCGCGTGGGCTGCTGCTGTCCTGCCTGTGCCTGTTGCTGGGCACGGTGCTGATCTACCTGATCCCCAATCTCGTCACCGCCTTCACCCTGGTCACCACCCTGGCCGCGGTGCTGTTCATGTTCGTCTGGTCGCTGATCCTGTTGGCCTGGCTGGCCTATAGACGCAACCGGCCGGAGCAGTACGCCGCCTCGGCCTTTCGGCTGCCTGGCGGTCGCTGGGTGTGCTACGGGGTGCTGGCCTTCTTCGCCGCGGTACTGGTCTTGCTGACCTTGCAGGACGACACCCGCCAGGCGCTGCTGGCCAGTCCGCTGTGGTTCCTGCTGCTGGGCCTGGGCTACTGGTGGCGCGGGCGGCGGACGCTACGCGGCGGCTAG
- a CDS encoding ATP-binding protein, which produces MCATWGPEQTLIYNQAYAPFLGARHPAALGQPIHEVWVELWAEIAPLIERTLAGEALHFVDKHFVMTRNGYPEDTYWSFSYSPLRDGETIVGMLNITTETTASVQAHRQRDVAEAALRRHNLTLEQELSARIDERDSARAAESSVLAAAERVQLALAAGAIIGTWYWDLPTDRFTVDEAFATHFGLDPALGRDGLSLGQVVANVHPDDQAGLAAAIADVLERGGRYAHQYRVCHRDGRYYWVEANGHVELAPDGTPLRFPGVLLDVDARRALADERDRALAELRDLTATLEQRVEERTEELRRSEEALRQSQKMEAVGQLTGGLAHDFNNLLAGISGSLDLMGLRIDQGRFTELEKYLLAAQGSAKRAAALTHRLLAFARRQTLAPEPTDVNQLIGGMLDLVQRTVGPAIQVHFISLPDNQPLLVDQSQLENALLNLCINARDAMPGGGRILIEADHHQVDTHSAPDPELAEGDYLHLSVTDTGSGMTPDVAAKAFEPFFTTKPMGQGTGLGLSMIYGFARQSGGQLRLRSIPGEGTTVCLYLPRRPAERLCEVATEDGRPCTLEGANATVLVVDDEPTVRMLVTDLLRELGYVIIEAADGAGGLEVLHSDARIDLLVTDVGLPGGMNGRQLADAARVHRPALKVLFITGFAETSLLSDGHLEPGMAILTKPFAVEALAQRVKGLVAG; this is translated from the coding sequence ATGTGCGCGACCTGGGGGCCCGAGCAGACGTTGATCTACAACCAGGCCTATGCCCCCTTTCTCGGGGCCCGGCATCCCGCGGCGCTGGGGCAACCGATCCACGAGGTCTGGGTGGAGTTGTGGGCCGAGATCGCGCCGCTGATCGAGCGGACGCTGGCCGGCGAGGCGCTGCATTTCGTCGACAAGCACTTCGTGATGACCCGCAACGGCTATCCCGAGGACACCTACTGGAGCTTTTCCTACAGTCCGCTGCGTGACGGCGAGACCATCGTCGGGATGCTCAACATCACCACCGAGACCACCGCCAGCGTCCAGGCCCATCGTCAGCGCGACGTGGCCGAAGCCGCGCTGCGCCGCCATAACCTGACGCTCGAACAGGAGCTGTCAGCGCGCATCGACGAACGCGACAGCGCCCGTGCCGCGGAGAGCAGCGTGCTGGCGGCCGCCGAACGGGTGCAGCTGGCCCTGGCCGCCGGCGCCATCATCGGCACCTGGTACTGGGACCTGCCCACCGATAGATTCACCGTCGACGAAGCCTTCGCCACCCACTTCGGCCTCGATCCTGCGCTGGGCCGCGATGGCCTGAGCCTGGGCCAGGTGGTCGCCAACGTCCATCCCGATGACCAGGCAGGCCTCGCCGCCGCCATCGCCGACGTGCTCGAACGCGGCGGACGCTATGCCCATCAGTATCGCGTTTGTCATCGCGACGGTCGCTACTACTGGGTGGAAGCCAACGGCCATGTCGAACTGGCGCCGGACGGTACCCCACTGCGCTTTCCCGGCGTGCTGCTGGACGTGGATGCCCGCCGCGCCCTGGCCGATGAACGCGATCGCGCCCTGGCCGAGCTGCGCGACCTGACCGCGACCCTGGAGCAGCGGGTCGAGGAGCGCACCGAGGAACTCCGGCGCTCGGAAGAGGCCCTGCGTCAGTCACAGAAGATGGAGGCCGTCGGCCAGCTCACCGGTGGCCTGGCTCACGATTTCAACAACCTGCTGGCGGGGATCTCCGGCAGCCTCGACCTCATGGGGCTGCGCATCGATCAGGGGCGCTTCACCGAGCTGGAGAAGTACCTGCTGGCGGCCCAGGGCAGTGCCAAGCGCGCCGCAGCCCTGACCCACCGGCTGCTGGCCTTCGCACGTCGCCAGACCCTGGCGCCGGAACCCACCGACGTCAACCAGCTGATAGGCGGCATGCTCGATCTGGTGCAGCGCACCGTGGGGCCGGCCATCCAGGTGCACTTCATCAGCCTGCCGGACAACCAGCCGCTGCTGGTGGATCAGTCCCAGTTGGAAAACGCCCTGCTGAATCTGTGCATCAACGCCCGCGACGCCATGCCTGGCGGCGGACGAATCCTGATCGAGGCCGATCATCATCAGGTCGATACCCACAGCGCGCCCGATCCTGAATTGGCCGAAGGGGACTATTTGCACCTGAGCGTGACCGATACCGGCAGCGGCATGACCCCGGATGTCGCCGCCAAGGCCTTCGAGCCCTTCTTCACCACCAAACCCATGGGGCAGGGCACCGGTCTCGGGCTGTCGATGATCTACGGCTTCGCTCGTCAGTCGGGCGGGCAGCTACGGCTACGCTCGATCCCGGGCGAGGGCACCACCGTCTGTCTCTATCTGCCGCGGCGGCCGGCCGAGCGGCTGTGCGAGGTCGCCACGGAGGATGGCCGGCCCTGCACGCTGGAAGGCGCCAACGCCACCGTGCTGGTGGTCGACGACGAACCCACGGTGCGCATGCTGGTGACCGACCTGCTGCGCGAACTGGGCTACGTCATCATCGAAGCCGCCGACGGTGCCGGCGGGCTGGAAGTCCTGCACTCCGATGCCCGCATCGACCTGCTGGTCACCGACGTCGGCCTGCCCGGCGGCATGAACGGCCGCCAACTCGCCGACGCCGCCCGCGTCCACCGTCCCGCACTCAAGGTGCTGTTCATCACCGGCTTCGCCGAAACCTCGCTGCTCAGCGACGGCCACCTGGAACCCGGCATGGCGATCCTGACCAAGCCCTTCGCGGTGGAAGCCCTGGCGCAGCGGGTGAAGGGGTTGGTGGCGGGGTAG
- a CDS encoding LexA family protein, producing the protein MSVTVLGCLASSDTQLPLYDFRLPCGFPSPAQDHLERQVSLDELVDLRAPHTYVIQVSGDSMTGVGIFPGDLVIVDRARPARVGDIVVAVRDREPTLKRLGRRGANFVLLAENPAYAPLVIGERDDFEVWGVATHSLRRFGHG; encoded by the coding sequence ATGTCCGTTACCGTCCTGGGTTGCCTGGCGTCGTCCGACACCCAGCTGCCGCTCTATGATTTTCGCCTGCCGTGCGGTTTTCCCTCGCCGGCCCAGGATCATCTGGAGCGCCAGGTCTCGCTGGACGAACTGGTCGACCTGCGCGCTCCTCATACCTACGTCATCCAGGTCAGTGGCGACAGCATGACCGGGGTGGGCATCTTTCCTGGCGATCTGGTGATCGTCGACCGCGCCCGTCCGGCGCGGGTGGGCGATATCGTGGTGGCGGTGCGCGATCGCGAACCCACCCTCAAGCGCCTGGGCCGGCGCGGCGCGAACTTCGTCCTGCTGGCGGAAAATCCCGCCTATGCGCCGCTGGTCATCGGCGAGCGCGACGACTTCGAAGTCTGGGGTGTGGCCACCCACAGCCTGAGGCGCTTTGGCCATGGCTGA
- a CDS encoding Y-family DNA polymerase, which translates to MAESVLALIDCNAFYCSCERVFRPDLAGRPVVVLSNNDGCVIARSAEAKRLGIAMAAPWFQVRELAQRGEVAAFSSNYALYGDLSDRVMRTLGTLVPRLERYSIDEVFADLAGLPEPLDALGHRLQARVQKWTGIPVSVGIAGTKTLAKLANAAAKRWPERTGGVLDLRDPVVHDWVLKHSPIEDVWGVGRRLAARLRGEGVTNAWELAAQDAWSLRQRYSVVLEKTARELRGLACLGLEELEAPRQTICSSRMFGRRQYQFGALAEAVASYTARAAEKLRAQGSLCRTLRVSIQTGMHGADEGRYANASLLNLPAPSDDTRVLNDYAQSGLREIFRDGFGYAKAEVLLLDLCHRDEVAADLFAGAPDPAATRLMATLDAINGKFGRETLRPARIPRDPAWQMRRDLLSPRYTTRLDELWSVG; encoded by the coding sequence ATGGCTGAGTCGGTATTGGCGCTGATCGACTGCAATGCCTTCTATTGCAGTTGCGAGCGGGTCTTCCGCCCCGATCTCGCCGGGCGCCCGGTGGTGGTGCTATCGAACAACGACGGCTGCGTGATCGCCCGCTCGGCCGAGGCCAAGCGCCTGGGCATCGCCATGGCCGCGCCCTGGTTCCAGGTGCGCGAGCTGGCCCAGCGTGGCGAGGTCGCGGCCTTCAGCTCCAACTATGCGCTCTATGGCGACCTCAGCGACCGGGTGATGCGCACCCTGGGGACTCTGGTGCCGCGCCTGGAGCGTTACAGCATCGACGAGGTATTCGCCGATCTGGCTGGCCTGCCCGAGCCCCTGGACGCCCTCGGCCACCGCCTGCAGGCGCGGGTGCAGAAATGGACGGGCATCCCGGTCAGCGTCGGCATCGCCGGCACCAAGACCCTGGCCAAGCTGGCCAATGCCGCCGCCAAGCGCTGGCCGGAGCGCACCGGTGGCGTGCTGGATCTGCGCGATCCGGTGGTGCATGACTGGGTGCTGAAACACTCGCCGATCGAAGACGTCTGGGGTGTCGGCCGGCGCCTGGCCGCGCGCCTGCGGGGCGAGGGCGTCACCAATGCCTGGGAGCTGGCCGCGCAGGATGCCTGGTCACTGCGCCAGCGCTACAGCGTGGTGCTGGAAAAGACCGCCCGGGAATTGCGCGGGCTGGCCTGCCTGGGTCTCGAAGAACTGGAGGCGCCGCGGCAGACCATTTGCAGCAGCCGCATGTTCGGTCGCCGCCAGTACCAGTTCGGCGCCCTGGCCGAGGCGGTGGCCAGCTACACCGCCCGCGCCGCGGAAAAGCTGCGCGCCCAGGGGTCGCTCTGTCGCACCCTGAGGGTCAGCATCCAGACCGGGATGCATGGCGCGGACGAGGGCCGCTATGCCAACGCCAGCCTGCTCAACCTACCGGCCCCCAGCGACGACACTCGGGTACTCAACGACTATGCCCAGTCCGGCCTGCGCGAGATATTTCGCGACGGTTTCGGTTATGCCAAGGCCGAGGTGTTGCTGCTCGATCTCTGTCACCGTGACGAGGTGGCCGCGGATCTCTTCGCTGGCGCGCCGGATCCGGCCGCTACCCGGCTGATGGCAACGCTGGACGCCATCAACGGCAAGTTCGGTCGCGAAACCCTGCGTCCAGCCAGGATTCCGCGCGATCCCGCCTGGCAGATGCGCCGCGACCTGCTCAGCCCACGCTACACCACCCGCCTCGATGAACTCTGGTCGGTGGGTTGA
- a CDS encoding methyl-accepting chemotaxis protein, producing MNLLTPAVTIMNRLRFPAKFVCLATIVLVPLLFLSVYLYQDIQEQRVSLTQEIDGQRYLTQLTPVARLSMLQRALTKRVQDGDTSAQQEWQNNRDNLLKAYDDLGQLDRELGGKLETGDRVSQLRLGAERLLQGTSGNSLEVFEGWNEQLTKTLNFFYYVSATSGLALDADYTSLFLIDITSLRLPREINLIGQLRGLASGLSATNSFDPATLNVARTLVRQERQTADELEQGLRLLARQAPELAQRLKGSLALASDDYANFRQGMLTAMSGEGVVAGRALGAQGNAVVARYYKVLEEAQGLLSQMLAERLAHETALRNMILGMILGALLLLSYTFAGIYQALRLGIAELVEVTAAAARGDLSRRAALSGRDEIADIGRSLDEMLEAFGRSLREVDQASQAVAQASGALAGSIGQARSTMQAQQGETDQVATAITEMTASVADVANNTEGAVAAAQQADQATRDGARVMQQTQQAIEALAAEVDLSATKVAALESHSQAIGGVIAVIRTIAEQTNLLALNAAIEAARAGEQGRGFAVVADEVRTLASRTQTSTEEIRRIIEQLQAATGEAVGQMQASRGHALTGVAAAEQASASLTSIGSAVGRIVDVNVQIASAAEQQAAVSEDINRNTTGIRASTVQVLSGIESDAGTAERLAGLSQDLRSVVSRFRLSA from the coding sequence ATGAATCTGCTGACCCCTGCTGTAACGATAATGAATCGCCTGAGGTTTCCCGCCAAGTTCGTCTGCCTCGCCACCATCGTTCTGGTGCCGCTCCTGTTTCTCAGCGTCTACCTCTATCAGGATATCCAGGAGCAGCGCGTGAGCCTGACCCAGGAGATCGACGGTCAGCGCTATCTGACGCAGCTGACCCCGGTCGCCCGACTGAGCATGTTGCAACGTGCCCTGACCAAGCGTGTCCAGGATGGCGACACCTCGGCGCAGCAGGAGTGGCAGAACAATCGCGACAACCTGCTCAAGGCCTATGACGACCTGGGGCAGTTGGATCGTGAACTCGGCGGGAAGCTGGAAACCGGCGATCGCGTCAGCCAGCTGCGGCTGGGAGCCGAACGGCTGCTGCAGGGAACCTCAGGCAACTCCCTGGAGGTGTTCGAAGGCTGGAATGAGCAGCTGACCAAGACCCTCAACTTCTTCTATTACGTCTCGGCCACCTCGGGCCTGGCGCTGGATGCCGACTACACCAGCCTCTTTCTCATCGATATCACCTCGCTGCGACTGCCTCGGGAAATCAATCTCATCGGCCAGCTGCGCGGCCTGGCGAGCGGCCTGAGCGCTACCAACAGCTTCGATCCGGCCACCCTCAATGTGGCGCGTACCCTGGTGCGCCAGGAGCGGCAGACCGCCGACGAACTGGAGCAGGGTTTGCGGCTGCTGGCGCGCCAGGCGCCTGAGCTGGCGCAACGCCTCAAGGGCTCCCTGGCGCTCGCATCGGACGACTATGCCAACTTCCGCCAGGGCATGCTGACTGCCATGAGCGGGGAGGGTGTGGTTGCCGGGCGCGCTCTGGGTGCCCAGGGCAATGCCGTGGTCGCCCGCTACTACAAGGTTCTGGAAGAGGCCCAGGGCCTTCTGTCCCAGATGCTGGCCGAGCGCCTGGCCCATGAAACCGCGCTGCGCAATATGATCCTGGGCATGATCCTGGGGGCCTTGCTGCTGCTGAGCTACACCTTCGCCGGCATCTACCAGGCCCTGCGCCTGGGGATCGCCGAGCTGGTCGAGGTGACCGCCGCCGCTGCCCGGGGCGATCTGAGCCGCCGGGCCGCCTTGTCCGGGCGTGACGAGATCGCCGACATCGGTCGTAGCCTGGATGAGATGCTGGAGGCCTTCGGTCGCTCGCTACGCGAGGTCGATCAGGCCTCCCAGGCAGTCGCCCAGGCGTCCGGCGCCCTGGCCGGCTCCATCGGTCAGGCACGCTCGACCATGCAGGCGCAACAGGGCGAGACCGACCAGGTGGCCACCGCCATCACCGAGATGACCGCCAGCGTGGCGGACGTCGCCAACAACACCGAAGGCGCTGTCGCGGCTGCCCAGCAGGCCGATCAGGCCACCCGTGACGGCGCCCGGGTGATGCAGCAGACCCAACAGGCCATCGAAGCCCTGGCCGCCGAGGTGGATCTCAGCGCCACCAAGGTCGCCGCCCTGGAGAGTCACAGCCAGGCCATCGGTGGGGTCATCGCGGTGATCCGTACCATCGCCGAGCAGACCAATCTGCTGGCCCTCAACGCCGCCATCGAGGCCGCCCGGGCCGGTGAGCAGGGTCGCGGTTTCGCCGTGGTGGCCGACGAGGTCCGCACCCTGGCCTCGCGCACCCAGACCTCCACCGAGGAGATCCGCCGCATCATCGAGCAATTGCAGGCCGCTACCGGCGAGGCCGTCGGCCAGATGCAGGCCAGCCGTGGCCATGCCCTGACGGGGGTCGCGGCGGCCGAGCAGGCCAGTGCCAGCCTGACCAGCATCGGCTCCGCGGTGGGACGCATCGTCGACGTCAACGTGCAGATCGCCAGCGCCGCGGAACAACAGGCCGCGGTGTCCGAAGACATCAACCGCAACACCACGGGCATCCGTGCCAGTACCGTGCAGGTACTGAGCGGGATCGAGTCCGACGCCGGTACCGCCGAGCGTCTGGCGGGTCTCTCCCAGGACCTGCGCAGCGTGGTCTCGCGCTTTCGCCTCAGCGCCTGA